The following coding sequences lie in one Sporocytophaga myxococcoides DSM 11118 genomic window:
- a CDS encoding sensor histidine kinase: MKLRLSGKIIASFSLIIIFSFISFGVNLKLSSDVNRDTEYLTKSEAIIRNSAKIHKSILEMQSNFRGYLLTENKSFLDPYYSSIKEMSGIVDEQRKLISDSPKQVKRFNEIQKLHNQWLTYANTLIEAKFKQIDPKIISKEYEILFEQKLRKEFGKKMTDEISYKFREFDKAEYRVRKARREKLSESIAIAKKVTMLLAIITISVGVLSAFYITHIIIKRIKSMVRLADNISKGRFEAIEDLEKDELSQLSDSLNVMSEKLKKSFSELDNYAYVVSHDLKVPLRGIYNLAHWMEEDYGNELSPEMHKYLDKLKGRVERMESLINGLLEYSKIGRTSQPLEQVNMNELLVDIVDSIVPEDFEVRLSDNLPVIFTERLRIQQVFSNLISNSVKYKGNKSGLITITSKEVSDGFEFTVEDNGVGISPEYHNKIFGLFQTLREKHEVESTGIGLSIVKKIIEDNKGSIRVVSDEGVGASFIFKWPAIKVVSPV; this comes from the coding sequence ATGAAACTTAGATTATCCGGTAAAATAATAGCTAGTTTTTCTCTGATCATCATTTTTTCTTTTATCAGTTTTGGTGTCAACCTTAAACTTTCTTCAGATGTGAACAGGGACACAGAATACCTTACCAAATCGGAGGCTATTATCCGTAATTCTGCTAAAATTCATAAGAGTATTCTTGAGATGCAGTCTAATTTCAGAGGCTACTTGCTTACTGAGAATAAGTCATTTTTGGATCCTTATTATTCAAGTATAAAAGAGATGTCAGGTATTGTGGATGAGCAGCGTAAGCTCATCTCAGATTCTCCTAAACAGGTAAAAAGATTTAATGAAATTCAAAAACTTCATAATCAATGGTTGACATATGCAAATACCCTTATTGAAGCTAAGTTCAAGCAAATAGATCCTAAAATAATTTCGAAAGAATATGAAATTCTCTTTGAACAGAAATTGAGAAAAGAATTCGGAAAAAAAATGACGGATGAAATTTCTTATAAATTCAGAGAGTTTGATAAAGCTGAATACCGAGTTAGAAAGGCCAGAAGGGAGAAGTTGAGTGAGTCTATAGCAATTGCTAAAAAAGTTACAATGCTTTTGGCAATTATCACGATATCAGTTGGGGTACTAAGTGCTTTTTATATCACCCATATTATCATTAAAAGAATCAAATCTATGGTTAGACTTGCAGATAATATCTCTAAAGGGAGATTTGAGGCGATTGAAGATTTAGAAAAAGATGAATTGTCCCAATTGTCAGATTCTTTAAATGTTATGTCAGAGAAGCTAAAAAAGAGCTTTTCAGAGTTGGACAACTATGCTTATGTAGTTTCTCATGATTTGAAAGTACCTTTAAGGGGAATATACAATCTAGCACATTGGATGGAGGAAGATTACGGAAATGAATTATCCCCTGAGATGCATAAATATCTGGACAAGCTGAAAGGAAGGGTTGAACGGATGGAAAGCCTAATAAATGGTTTGTTGGAATATTCTAAAATAGGAAGAACCAGTCAGCCTCTGGAGCAAGTTAATATGAATGAACTGCTGGTTGACATTGTAGATTCTATTGTTCCCGAAGATTTTGAAGTGAGACTATCCGATAATCTTCCTGTGATTTTTACTGAGAGGTTAAGAATTCAGCAAGTATTTTCTAATCTTATAAGCAATTCAGTGAAGTATAAAGGTAACAAATCAGGGCTTATAACGATTACTTCAAAAGAGGTTTCTGATGGTTTTGAGTTTACCGTTGAAGATAATGGTGTTGGAATATCTCCTGAATATCACAATAAAATTTTTGGATTATTTCAGACTTTGCGTGAAAAGCATGAAGTAGAAAGCACTGGCATTGGATTATCAATTGTGAAAAAAATTATAGAAGACAACAAGGGAAGTATAAGAGTAGTCTCTGATGAAGGAGTGGGAGCTTCCTTTATTTTTAAATGGCCTGCCATTAAAGTGGTCTCGCCAGTATAA